Genomic DNA from Urocitellus parryii isolate mUroPar1 chromosome 5, mUroPar1.hap1, whole genome shotgun sequence:
TGAGCCACTTTCAGGCCAGCTCTGTCCCCTGCAAGAGTGGGCCTGGTCTCCGGGGCCTTGGTGCCTTTGGTAGTCGGAGTGTCATCAACTTTGGGTCCCATGCACCCCGGATGGCAGCTGTAGGCCCTCATCCCACCCGCTGTGGAGTTGGCTTTGGTCCTGGCAGTAGGATGGCCTTCGGCTTTGGTGACAGGAGTGGTGTCGGTCTGGGATTTAGGGCCTGCAGTGGTGTTGGTCTGGGCTTTGGAGGTGGCAGTGGCTTTGGCCATGGTTTCAGCGGCCCTGGCTTTGGCTACAGAGTTGGAGGCATTGGAGGACCAGCAGCCCCATCTATCACAGCGGTGACTGTTAACCAGAGCCTGCTGACGCCCCTCAACCTGGAGATTGACCCCAATGCCCAGAGGGTGAAGAAGGATGAGAAGGAGCAAATCAAGACCCTCAACAACAAGTTCGCCTCCTTCATTGACAAGGTAGTTATAATGGCTGAATCTCTGGGTCTGGGATAGAGAGGCTAAAGTCTTGGGAGTTCTGCCTCTTAAAAAGAACTAGTCCAGCTCTGGGGCAGCACCTTTGACCCAGATCCTTTGGGTGTCTACCAAAGGAGGTTCTGTCAAGGAACGAGGACAAGCCAGAGAAACTGCTACATGGTGACACAGGCCAAGGCCTGGTCATGTCTTCTGGAGGAAGGAGGGGCGGCTAGCCAAAGCTGAGGGCGTCTGGGAAAAAATGAGACCTACTATCTGGTCACTTAGAAATGTCTCCTCAACAGGCTAGAAGTACCAGGACTTCAGTCAGGTGTAGAGTGTTGTAAATTCAAAAGATTTAATCCTTTGAGATTGTGGTTTCCTTAATAAGATATTCAGTTTCTGAAGCTGGGTGGCCCCATCTGTGCAGGATTAGGAAAGTGGACAGTGAATTGAGTAATTttcatgtaaaaagaaaaaaatatatcctcCTGTGAATGTTTAGCCAAGTTGCCTAGATTGAGGGAAATCTAGTTCCCAACACTGGAGGTCACTGATACAGAGGAACAGTGACATGGAACTTCCAAAAGACTTGACCTCCCAAGGCCATGTCCATGGAGAAGGAAGCTAGGGCTATGTTTGAAAATGGAACCTCTGTGAGCTCCAGTTTCTCCAGGTCTAacatgggggtgggggctgtgAGTTCTTCTCCAGCTCTACACATCTCAGTGGATGGGATATCTGAGGTGGTGGGTATGGTTTATGATCCCAGAATACACCTCCTAGTACCACACCCACCCCAAATGTACTTTCCTCTGCAAGGTATGGTCTGCCAGGAACGGCTGGCATCTGTTTTCAGCTATAGACAAACCCCAGCTTAAGCAGAATCAGTCTTTCCACCTTCCCCATGAACTGTCTTACATCTTTCTTACGGGAGAAAGAGGGGATTGTACTGAAACATGTCTATTTGTAGTCAAGACTGACTGAACGTGAGTAGAGGGTCATGGACATGCCCTTCCAGTGTGACCTGCATTGGAAGAGGAATGAAAGTCAACAAAAGAGACAACACTGTCCACATGTGATGGAGATTCATTGCCAGCCATCTAGAGAACTGGCCAACATGTGGGGACTCTATCAAACACTTCATTTCTTTGTCCCTGTGGATCTAGGTACGGTTCTTAGAGCAACAGAACAAGCTCTTAGAAACCAAGTGGAGCTTCCTCCAAGAGCAGAAATGTGCCAGGAGCAACCTAGAACCTCTCTTTGAGAACTACATCACCAACTTGCGGAGGCAGCTGGAGACACTGGTCAGTGACCAGGCCCGGCTGCAGGCTGAGAGGAACCACTTGCAGGATGTCCTCCAGGGCTTCAAGAAGAAGTGAGTGGAACCCGGATTGCACACACTGATGACAGGCACAGGCTGCTCCCAAAGCAGCAGCCCAGCTCATATGACAGCAACTGGGAGGGTGGGAATTGGTTGGCTACAATACACAGCTTGGGAACAGGATTGAGGATAGTAATATGTGAAGGGGGAGGAAGAGTGCCTCCATGATTCCTGAGGATAAAGAAGTCTTGGAATTGGGCATGGTTTATCCCTAATACTGCCAGTGGGAATGAGTGAGATTCCCAGAAAAAGGATTCCCTTGATTCTGAAAACAATGCCCACATTCAGCATTGAGTCAGATCCTACTCTGTCACTGGTCAAGTGCAATGATTCTAAGTCATTTCTAACAGAGGGGTATAGCAATGGTCCAGAACTCCAGACCCCAAATCCAAGTTGAAAAGGTAAAATGGATTTGGAAGAACTAAGGCCACCAACTCATAGGTCTTAAAGATGGAACAGGGAGCCACGTTACTCAGTGGAGCAGAGAGTTCCTCAGAGGCTTGCTGGGGGCTTAGGAGTCACTGGTTCTCAGTTTGCAGTGAGAACTAACCCCTTCATCTTTATCATCCAGGTATGAGGAGGAGGTGGGATTCCGAGCCAATGCTGAGAATGAGTTTGTGAATCTGAAAAAGGTAAAGAAGAGCAACAAACCCAAATTTCTCCTCCAGCAGGGCAAATATTCTCAAGAGCCCCCAGAAACATCCCAGGGAGTCCCATGGAATCAGGGACTATGTTTGAAAATGGAAGGGAACCTCTGTGAGCTCCAGTGTCTCCATGTCTCACATGGGGTTGGGGGCTGTGAGTTTTTCTCCAGCTCTACACATCTCAGTGGATGGGATATCTGAGGTGGTGGGTATGACTTACAATCCCAGAATACACCTCCTAGTACCACACCCACCCCAAATGTACTTTCCTCTGAAAGGTAGGCTCTGCCAGGAATGGCTGGCATCTATCTTCAGATATAGACATGGATACCCTAACTCAGCCAACGTGGATACCCTAGCTCAGGAAACTAACTTCCTTAAAACCCTGTACACGGAGGTGAGGCTCATCTCTCAGGCATCTGAGGAGATCAGTGCTTTGTGAGTACACAAAGACAGCAGAACCCCAAAGATCACATCAGGTTCCCTTGGAAATTCTGATTTGGCATCAGATTACTTCATTGGGTCACTTGAATCAGAGGTATGAAAAGATGATCTTTTAAGTATTCTGAATTAGCTACATAATCCTTGCTTTCAAATGAGCACTGGAGAACTTCCAGCAGCCTCTGGAGGAGTTCTCAGAAGAGCCATAGTCACTTCCACTCAGTGACATTCCACCCATCCTAAAAGCCTGTAGGAATTGGTCCTGTGGAAACTGACCAGATCTTCCACCCATTTGCAGATCCTGCCAAGTTGGGAAGGGTAAGCAGCATACAGGTAATGAGTATCTTATCCTTCTCTCTTCTATGCAGGATGTGGACACAGCTTTCTTGAATAAATCTGATCTAGAAGCCAACGTGGATGCCCTAACTCAGGAAATTGACTTCCTTAAAACCCTGTACACGGAGGTGAGGCTCATCTCTAAGGCATCCAAGGGGATCAGTGCTTGACGTGGACTTCCCGGTGGCTTAGCTTAGGCTGGCATATTTTCAAACGTTGGCATCCTACATCCTACCACCCAAGTCTATGTGCTGTGTCATGGATCTGCAAGTGGAGCAGGTCAGGGGAGCAGGCTTCTCAGCAGCCTGGCTCAGGCCTATGAATGGCCACCTTGCATGTGTGATCCAAATCTCCATGAGCCAAGCTAAGGACAGGGGTCTAGGAATGTCACTTCCTTTCTACTGGCCAGATGACTCTGGAAAACTGATTTGCCAGGAGATGTAAGAAAACGTGTTTCTGCTCCAGTAGACAAACTAACTCGTTATCTTTTGCTTCATATGTGTTCTGTTTCGTCTGGAGCCGACCCAGGCAGAGCTGAGTTTTCAGCTCTGAGCAAAGAAACCCTGAGTGAACACTCCCAGGAGCCCTCGCCTTGCCAGCCAGCTCCAGCCTCCTAGTTCTGAGACTTGGAAGGCCATGGTTTAAAATATTGGCAGCTCTCAATGGACTGTGACTAGCAAAGCCACTTTCTGGATGAGCCAAAGAAAAGTTGAATCCCTAGCATGGCTCCCACTCCCCCCACCAAGTCCACGGACACTGCAGTTTTACTATTTAAAACCTAAGCAAGGGAGAGGGTTGAAGGGCTATCTCCCAACAGATAGCAAAGGTTCTAGTGTGACACTGAAATGGTTCTCAGACACATCTTTTCTCTTACCCTCAGTGTGGAGGATTTTGATGTGTCCTAAACCAAATAGCAATATTTTTCTGCCCCTGATCCCAGTCACATCCTGGGGACTCTATGGCAGGGTCTGGGCCACAGATGGGACTCTGAGCCCTTCTGCCTTGCTGTTCCTCCAACACAGGAAATCCAGTTGCTGCAGTCGCACATCTCAGAGACATCAGTCATCGTGAAGATGGACAACAGCAGGGACCTGAACCTTGACGGGATCATCGCCGAAGTCAAGGCTCAGTATGAGGAGGTGGCCAGGCGCAGCCGcgctgatgctgaggcctggtaCCAGACCAAGGTGGGCAAAATGAGGTGTGGCTAGCCCTGGGGGGAGGGTGCTTCTTACAATGGAGTAGAGCCAGGGAAGTTCTGAAGCTCCCAACTTGGTGGGGGCTGTGGTCTTTACCTGACCGTTGAAACTTCAAAACACTGCCTTCTGATGCCAGTATGAAGAGATGCGAGTGACAGCTGGCCAACACTGTGACAACCTACGCCACACCCGGGACGAGATCAATGAACTGACCCGGCTGATCCACAGGTTGAAGGCAGAGATCGAGCATGCCAAGGCTCAGGTGGgcacaaaaaatgaaagaaagccaTAGAGCGGGAGAGGTAGGGTCCCTCGCTTTGGGGAGCCCCAAGTCCGATGAAGTCAGGGTCATGCCAAGACCCAGAAACAGAGGAATGGAGGCTTTGTGCAGGaaagacttcctggaggaggaaatagggaagaagggagaatCTCCCATGTAGGAGGAATGACCCGAGGCGGAccgagagagggaggggaggtcGAAAGAACAGGTGGATTCTCTGGACCCCATGGGCAGCAAAAATCAGGAAGGGTGAAGTCAATGTGtatggaaagggagggaaagtATGCTCTACCCCTGGTGACAGCAAACTACAGGATCACCATCCCTGGCTTGGCCCCAGCTACATCCCTATCAGCCATGGGCAGTGTTTctaacccaccccaccccccgcccccgggACCCCTGGGCCCCTGCCAAAGCCCAACTGCAAACTGCCCTCCCTGCAGCGAGTCAAGCTGGAGGAAGCAGTGGccgaggcagagcagcagggcgAGGCGGCCCTCAGTGACGCCAAATGCAAGCTGGCAGACCTGGAGGGCGCCCTGCAGCAGGCCAAGCAGGACATGGCACGACAGCTGCGGGAGTACCAGGAGCTCATGAACGCCAAGCTGGGCCTGGACATCGAGATCGCCACCTACAGGAGGCTGCTAGAGGGCGAGGAAGTCCGGTGAGTGTTCTGGGAGGGAGGAGGTCAGACATAGGCGTCTGGGAAGGTTAAGCAAGTaagaggaggggccaggggaaGAATTGCTAAACTAAGCTGCCCCCCGAGGTGACAATACATTTCCCACAAACATTAGTTGGTTGTCCTTGTCCAGAGATTAGAAGGTAGCTCTAGATCTGTGCTCTCAATTGTGAAGTCTGTCAAGCTGCACAGTGTCTCATGAGTTTTGTTTGGTTGGCcggtttattaaaaataataacaatacatttccttaaatattttaattcagtagTTTGGGGgtaagccaggaatggtggcacatgcctgtaatcccagtggctcaagaggctgaggtaggaagatgaggcaagaagatcttagcaacttagtgaggacttaagcaactcagcaagaccttgtctctaaataaaatatttaaaaggctggggatgtggctcagtggttaagcacccctgggttcagtcctcagtgccaaaaaaaaaataatttgggggtaGGCTCTAGGAACATGTGGTTTTTCAAAGCTCCCCAATTGCATGTACAGCTGAGACTGAGAGCCAAGTGTCCCCTGCCTGTGAACTAAATCGTTCCTTTCTCTCCAGCATCTGTGAAGGCGTTGGCCCAGTTAACATATGTAAGTAGCTTACACCTTTTCCTCTtcacatttctctctccttcaaatttcttttaaactcaGGCTCATGCAGGGTACAGGGCCCTCCCAAGAAGCTCCTTGGTTATGACCAAGACAGTTAGGGAAAAAGGGGCCACCTGCCCCTTGGAATGGGACATGTCCTCAGCTGAGGTCCAAGATCTCTTGGAGTCTGCCTTCCCCAGAGCAAAGCATTGACAAGGGTGTGCAGAATCATCAAGGTAAGAGAAAGTTCCAGAAGAGACTCAGCCCTTTTGCTTTGAATGACCTTGTCCTTCAAGGGAACCAtctcagagaaagaaggaatggaaagGCCTGTGCCAGGGAGGTCTGTCATTCCCTGATGGCAGGGATGGGACCAACTGAGTAGAAGGTCCCCCTCCTGTCAAATAGTACTGGTTGTGCCCAAAGTACACAGGACACTGAGCAGAGCACTATGGGGTAGCTCCAGGCCAGCCCCTGCTCTCTAGAATTTCAATCTTTTTGCAAAGGTGAGTCCTAGTTCTGCcaccctagtcctggaaggacccctgggaggaggagcaggcCTTGGCATACCAGGTGTGATTTCCTAGAAGTCACAAGACTAGGCAGAATCCAGATCCAGATTTCTGACTCGAAAATACAAATGTACACAGATGCATGGTGGGACTGAGTGCTAATCTGGGTGGGTCAGATGGTCAGAGCTACCCCTTCCAGGAGGAGAGTGCCCCTggaggcaggggaaggggcaGCAAGCAGTGGCCCTTCAGCAGGAGGTTAAGCTCCAGGGGAGATCAGATGGTAGCAAAGACCCTGGTGAGTGGAGGGGGCAGAAAGAGTGTGTAGTGACCGGCTGGGGCTAGTCTATGCAGAGGTTAGGGTTCAAGTCCTGGGGCATGGAAGTGTGTCCAGAGCTGACAAAGGACCCATGTTGACAGGGTTTCTTATGGGGGAGTAAGTGGGAAACGTGGGGGTGCACCAGGGACCCAGTATAATGGCAGAGAGAAGGTCACAGCTTCCCAGAGGCTCCAGGGCCTGGGTCATCTAGCCCACCCCGCCCACTCCGCCCCCAACCCCACCTCCCACCAACTTGGGCCTCATATGAATGACAGTCAGCAGATGGACAGATGCAAACATCCAGGGGAATTTCCAGAATTCTCCCCCCTGGACCTGGCTGTTGGGTTTTAGTGCAGTCACAGTCTTTGGGCCACCcagacaagagaaggaaaagaggaccCTGATCCTGGAGTCAGCCTCTCTGATGGTTTCTTCTCTGCAGCTGTGAGCAGCACCCGGGGTGGCGTGGTGTGTGGGCCTGAGCACCTGGTCACTGGCTCCACCCTGTCCCACAGCGGAGTCACCTTCTCTGGCAGCAGCAGCATCCGCACCACAGGGGGGGTCCTGACTTCCTGCAGCTCCAGCCTGGGTGGGGCACGGGGCAGCCACGGGGACCTGCTGAGCACGGGCACCAAGGGGGGCTCAGTGCTTGTGGGTGAGGCCTGCGCCCCCAGCGTCCCGTGCCCGCTGCCCACTGAGGGTAGCTTCAGCAGCTGCAGTGGTGGCCGCAGTACCCGCAGCTCCAGCGTCCGCTTCTCGTCCACCACCACCTCTCGCAGGACCAAGTACTAAGCCAACCCCCAGGCCCCAGCCACTGTCCAAAGGAGAACCAACTCAATGACCCCTGCTTGTGCCCCTGAGAGGTCTCTAGCCACCCCTCCTGCCCAGTCACCAACAGCAAGCTGTCCCCAGGGGCAGCTGTGCCTTGTCAGACACCTCCTAAAGGATTTTGCCACAGTATAGATACCCTGTCCACAGCCTCAGCCCGACTGGCTTCTCTCTGATTCCCAGATTCCTTCCTTGGGATCACTCCTCACGGTCCATTTCCCAGGGAAATGCAGATAGAGCCCAATTCCAGATGCAGTGTACCTGGGGAGAAAAGGACCGGCAAAGCCAAAAGCAGGTGTTTGGGCTCCAGGGCCACCTTCAGCTTTGGTGGAGCTGGAGCACAGTGTGGACTGCACAGTGCAGGTGTCCCCAACTCTTGCTTCCTGCTTCTTGCCTTCCCTGCCTGGGGAcacttctctccttctcttcctggccCAGAAATACCCACAGTTTTTTGTGGCCCAGGGACCCCACAGTGGTTCTTCCAGTGGCTTATGTCCTAGTATTCCTCTTCCTGGGGTATTGGTGAGGTGGTGGCTGCGGGTGGAGAGGTGGTCTCTGTAGCACTCCATTGCCTCTGTCCTTTGGTGGTgtgaggcccagccctggccacagGAGGGTTATGTCTACGAGCTCCAGAGAGACGTGGGAGTCGGGGTGCCACCTGTTTGTGCTGCTCTTTGTGTTTCTGGGTTTTCAATAAACTTGCCAAGCTCACTTCATCAGGACTCTGGCCTCTCCTTCTGGATTACACTGGGGATGGGGAGACTGCCTCCTAGAGCCCCTCAGTCCATCCTCCTAAGGACTTGCCAAGGACTGGTGTCCTGAGCCCAGGGGAAGCACTGGGAAAAGAAAGCTCAGAACCTTCCAGGGAGGGGCTCAGCTCTGCAAGACAAAGAAGACACGGAGCAAAGACTCTCAGAACAAGTGACAAACAGCCCACTTCTCCCCAGGCTCACCTTACACTTCAGAGGTGCCCTCCTCCTGACCAAAGTGAACTCTTCCTCCTGGTTCCCAGGTCCCACCCAGTGCCAGGTCCTCTGGGATCACTGCAGGGACCTCGGGGTCTTTCCATCTCTGCTCTTGTTTCCACCCAACTCATTCATCTCCAAGCTGCTGGAGAGATCTTTCTCACATGGAAGACCAGTCGTGGTTCTCCCCTGCTTATAGTCCTCAATGGCTCCCCATTGCTCTCCAGAAGTAGCCCAGGCTTCTTCACATGGTTTTCAAGGCCTTCGTGATCTGCCCACACACTTCCTACTGCCATCTCCTCCACGTACCTCACTTCCGGCCTATCATCTTTCACTCACATTCAACAATTTGATAAATGCCTACTACCTAAGAGTTGGGAACGAGATTCGATTCTTGACCCCGAAGAGTTTCCAATCCATCTGGTAGAACAGATGCACAAGTAATTAAGTCTCAATTTGATAGATTCTTTGTTAAGAGTAGAGTTGGCACAGGGTAGAGGCCTAATGCAGACTTGGGGCATCACGAAAAGCTTCCTAAAGAATATGATGTCCTATCAGAGAAGCAAAGGATGATGCCTTAGCcacacaaagaagaaagaagtgcTCCAAGCAGAGGCCACAGTGTGTGCAAAAACCAAGAGGTGATAGAGAGCACGACAAACTTGAGACTTGCCCGGAGTTGAGTCTGGCTACATTATAGAGGCCAAGACACGACATTCCTATTTCAAGCGGAAATAGGAATCAGCCAATGTGGGTCATGACCAGGAACCCGGATGCGCTCCATTAGGACACATCTGTCATAGTAGGAATTGTTTGCTGATCATCCTCCCCCCAGATAGCTCTTCTTAGAGATCAGGAAgcacatattttatctttatatattcaGCTTTACCCAGATCCTGGTCAACAACCCAAGGACATCCACAGTGCCCTGCTCACAGCCTCAGGCCTGCCTGACCCTGGCCTCACCAGCCAACCCCTCCCCCCCACTTCCAGAGGCTCCTGActtccagcccctctcccccaTGCAAAGTTGCACACACCTCCAAGACAGCAATACCAAGGCTTCCTCATGTGGCCTTGGTGCCTCTCAGCCAGACCTACACCCACCCAGTGCCAGGGCTCAATTTATGGCCTCAGTTCTAAAGTCACCCTTGTCTGCCTACACTGTGAAAATGATCTGGTCCCTTTAAACATTTTACTTGCCAGGGCCACAATGGTAAGCTTTGTCGGCTGGTGTTTCAAGTAAGAGATTCCCTTCCACGTGCCTCCTCACAGGTCCCTGTTTGGGTTCTCCAGAGCCAGGTTCCCACCCCACAGAGGCTTCTACAGTGCCATGTTCCTGCAGCACACAGCAGCAGCCAGCTGCACCAGATGCCAACGGCTGCCCCTGATACTCTCTTGGGCAGTTTCAAAGCCAAGAGCCTCCAGCAACCTCCCTCTTTGTGAAAAGTCTTCCCCATACCCAAGAAGGTAGATTTCCAGCTCTGAAGATTGCCAGCAAGCTCCACTGGAGTGGCCCCCCAGTGACTTCTCTGGCATCCAGTGAGTGATACTCTGCTCTTTCCAGGGAGGTCTGGATCCCAGCCTGTTCCCTTGGGCCCTCCACCATGGCCCGAGGGGTAGGAACTGTTTCTCACACTGTTGCTTCTCTATTTTTTGGAGTTCTCTTTACTTCTCACT
This window encodes:
- the Krt84 gene encoding keratin, type II cuticular Hb4, which encodes MSCRSYRVSSGCRMGSFSSCSAVTPQNLSHFQASSVPCKSGPGLRGLGAFGSRSVINFGSHAPRMAAVGPHPTRCGVGFGPGSRMAFGFGDRSGVGLGFRACSGVGLGFGGGSGFGHGFSGPGFGYRVGGIGGPAAPSITAVTVNQSLLTPLNLEIDPNAQRVKKDEKEQIKTLNNKFASFIDKVRFLEQQNKLLETKWSFLQEQKCARSNLEPLFENYITNLRRQLETLVSDQARLQAERNHLQDVLQGFKKKYEEEVGFRANAENEFVNLKKDVDTAFLNKSDLEANVDALTQEIDFLKTLYTEEIQLLQSHISETSVIVKMDNSRDLNLDGIIAEVKAQYEEVARRSRADAEAWYQTKYEEMRVTAGQHCDNLRHTRDEINELTRLIHRLKAEIEHAKAQRVKLEEAVAEAEQQGEAALSDAKCKLADLEGALQQAKQDMARQLREYQELMNAKLGLDIEIATYRRLLEGEEVRICEGVGPVNISVSSTRGGVVCGPEHLVTGSTLSHSGVTFSGSSSIRTTGGVLTSCSSSLGGARGSHGDLLSTGTKGGSVLVGEACAPSVPCPLPTEGSFSSCSGGRSTRSSSVRFSSTTTSRRTKY